The Pricia mediterranea genome includes a window with the following:
- a CDS encoding SusC/RagA family TonB-linked outer membrane protein: protein MKSKRKWMSILFLIGVSMVFAQEKSISGTVTDQDGLALPGVNILVKGTTSGTQTDFDGNYTIQADEGQTLVFSYIGFKTTEQAVGPSDTINIKMGEDTQALEEVVVTAFGIQRNPKQLGYAVNKVETDEIVENSEPDLLRSLTGKVPGVNVNLSTGVAGASNQINIRGATSIGSASQPLFIVDGIAYDNSQATTADLAASSSQSTGGGGYESGISTLDPNNIASVNVLKSTAAAALYGSRATNGVIVITTKSGSPKGFSGSNKLSVSYNSGVYFEKIANLPEYQNTYGNGVNFSYQNANGSWGPRFDALETIPTWPNLLAAFPELGPTQPYVAQPGNVESLFRTGSVLDNSVNFSYGNEDGNYSVTISDLDQNGYIPFNTFDRTSISAGGNFRLANQLTVGGSFTYSDTKQIGGFFGENQFSGSASSFARTLWLGRTWNMDLPFEHPVTGASLTPNNGWDHPVWSWKHDQIITESNRTVANVNFNYTFNDHISASYRVGFNKYDLDRKEIRDLGSRANNGLGAVTTDNLTNDALESTLLLNFDYDLTNDLGLALIVGNNVLQNTQQRNAIIANTFISPGIFTVENNLNVALVQPTPTNGIGYTRNRNVGVFGDLGLSFKEYLFLNLTGRNDWSSTLPKDNNSYFYPSASISFIPTDAFNIDSKVLGFAKIRAGYASVGRDAPAEFLNRTFAVGNAFNGNPVIGNRSALGDQNITPEFTDEIEIGADLEFFDRRAVLDISWYKKTTTDLISPVSVPSTSGFLTLNTNIGEIQNTGIEIGLNLVPIQLQDFKWNSYATFTKNENEVTELVEGLERIQFNANEVSHAIVGEPFGVFYGTRFARDAEGNYLINQAGGGIVQDLENGVIGDPNPDFKIGFINTFTYKTLSLRAQFDWREGGDIHSSSLDALLGRGVTKDTEARERAFIIPGFYGDNAGNPILDVNGNQIPNTTQIDMNELYFSPAGGNTFGINTVDEASVYDGTVYRLREVSLTYDFPSKWLEPTPFGKISFSIMGNNLWYHAPNFPQYTNFDPEVTSFGNTRLQGVEISAAPTSKRYGFKLNLTF from the coding sequence ATGAAAAGTAAACGCAAATGGATGTCCATACTATTTCTCATTGGGGTTTCCATGGTATTCGCTCAAGAAAAATCAATTTCGGGAACGGTAACGGATCAAGACGGACTGGCGCTCCCCGGAGTGAACATACTGGTCAAGGGCACCACTTCGGGAACACAGACCGATTTTGACGGTAACTATACCATCCAGGCCGATGAGGGGCAGACGCTGGTATTTTCGTATATCGGATTTAAAACGACGGAACAGGCCGTAGGTCCTTCGGACACCATAAATATTAAAATGGGCGAAGATACCCAGGCCTTGGAAGAGGTGGTCGTAACGGCCTTTGGCATCCAAAGAAACCCGAAACAATTGGGCTACGCCGTGAACAAGGTAGAAACCGATGAAATCGTTGAAAATTCGGAACCGGACCTGCTCCGTTCCCTCACCGGCAAGGTGCCCGGGGTTAATGTCAACCTCTCCACGGGGGTCGCAGGTGCTTCGAACCAGATCAATATTCGGGGGGCGACTTCGATAGGCAGTGCAAGCCAACCGCTGTTCATTGTCGACGGCATCGCCTACGATAACTCCCAGGCGACGACCGCCGACCTGGCGGCTTCTAGCAGTCAGTCGACCGGAGGTGGCGGGTATGAATCCGGCATCTCGACCCTGGACCCCAACAATATCGCCTCGGTCAACGTATTGAAAAGTACCGCTGCCGCTGCTTTATATGGTTCGAGGGCCACAAATGGGGTGATTGTCATCACGACCAAATCCGGTTCGCCCAAAGGCTTTTCGGGCAGCAACAAACTAAGTGTATCGTACAATTCAGGGGTCTATTTTGAAAAGATAGCGAACTTACCGGAGTATCAGAACACCTACGGCAACGGGGTGAATTTCAGCTATCAAAACGCCAATGGGTCATGGGGACCCAGATTCGATGCCTTGGAAACCATTCCGACCTGGCCCAACCTTCTGGCCGCCTTCCCCGAACTTGGGCCGACGCAACCCTACGTGGCACAGCCGGGGAATGTCGAAAGTCTCTTTCGCACCGGTTCCGTACTCGACAATTCCGTCAATTTTTCCTATGGCAACGAAGACGGGAATTATAGTGTAACCATTTCCGATCTTGATCAAAACGGCTATATTCCCTTTAATACCTTCGATCGTACCTCGATTTCCGCCGGTGGCAATTTTAGGCTGGCCAACCAGCTTACTGTCGGAGGCTCGTTCACCTATTCGGATACCAAACAAATTGGTGGTTTTTTCGGTGAAAACCAGTTTTCGGGATCGGCCTCATCGTTTGCGAGAACACTATGGCTTGGCAGAACCTGGAATATGGACCTACCCTTCGAGCATCCCGTAACGGGAGCATCCCTTACGCCCAATAACGGATGGGACCACCCCGTTTGGTCTTGGAAACACGACCAAATTATTACCGAATCGAACCGGACCGTAGCCAACGTAAATTTCAATTATACCTTCAACGACCATATTTCGGCTTCGTATCGGGTCGGATTCAACAAATATGATCTGGACAGAAAAGAGATCAGGGACCTCGGATCTAGGGCGAACAACGGACTAGGCGCTGTAACTACCGATAATTTGACGAACGACGCCTTGGAATCGACCCTATTATTAAATTTTGATTACGACCTGACCAATGACCTGGGCCTCGCCCTAATCGTCGGCAACAACGTTCTGCAAAACACCCAACAACGGAACGCGATCATTGCGAACACGTTTATCTCCCCCGGTATATTTACGGTCGAGAACAATTTGAACGTCGCCTTGGTACAACCAACGCCCACCAACGGTATCGGCTATACCCGAAACCGTAACGTAGGCGTTTTTGGTGACCTTGGCCTTTCTTTTAAGGAATATCTCTTTTTAAACCTGACGGGCAGAAACGATTGGAGCTCTACCTTGCCCAAGGACAATAACTCCTATTTCTATCCCTCGGCGAGTATCTCCTTTATTCCGACCGATGCCTTCAATATCGATAGCAAGGTTTTGGGCTTCGCGAAAATAAGGGCGGGCTACGCATCGGTGGGCCGGGATGCCCCCGCCGAATTTCTGAACCGGACGTTTGCGGTAGGAAACGCCTTTAACGGAAATCCCGTCATTGGAAACCGGAGCGCGCTGGGCGACCAAAATATTACCCCGGAGTTTACCGATGAAATCGAAATCGGGGCCGATCTGGAATTTTTTGACCGACGGGCCGTACTTGATATCAGCTGGTACAAGAAAACGACCACCGACCTGATTTCTCCGGTTAGTGTACCCAGTACTAGTGGGTTTTTAACCTTGAACACCAATATTGGCGAAATTCAGAATACCGGGATCGAAATCGGACTCAACCTTGTTCCGATCCAACTTCAGGATTTTAAATGGAACAGCTATGCCACCTTCACGAAGAACGAGAACGAAGTGACCGAATTGGTAGAGGGCCTCGAGCGCATCCAATTCAACGCCAATGAAGTTTCCCATGCCATTGTCGGCGAGCCCTTCGGTGTTTTTTACGGCACCCGATTCGCACGTGATGCGGAGGGCAACTATCTCATAAACCAAGCTGGGGGAGGTATCGTGCAAGATTTGGAAAATGGCGTTATCGGTGACCCCAACCCCGATTTTAAGATAGGTTTTATCAATACGTTTACCTACAAGACCCTAAGCCTACGCGCACAATTCGATTGGCGGGAAGGAGGCGACATACATTCGTCGAGCTTGGATGCGCTTTTGGGAAGGGGCGTTACCAAGGACACCGAAGCTAGGGAACGCGCTTTTATTATCCCCGGATTCTACGGCGACAATGCCGGAAACCCAATATTGGACGTCAATGGCAACCAAATTCCGAACACGACCCAAATCGATATGAACGAGCTTTATTTTTCGCCTGCGGGGGGCAATACCTTCGGAATCAACACAGTCGACGAAGCCTCGGTCTATGACGGCACCGTATACCGTCTCAGGGAAGTAAGCCTGACCTACGACTTTCCTTCAAAGTGGTTGGAACCGACACCTTTCGGGAAGATCAGTTTCAGCATCATGGGCAACAACCTGTGGTACCACGCGCCCAACTTTCCCCAGTACACCAACTTTGATCCCGAGGTTACCAGTTTTGGCAATACGCGCCTACAAGGTGTAGAAATATCCGCCGCCCCTACATCAAAGCGGTACGGGTTCAAACTCAATCTAACTTTTTAA
- a CDS encoding DUF4197 domain-containing protein — protein sequence MIKKFLSLAIIIPLLSCAELQQVVDQMPQGQTSGIGNAQIAEGLRQALDKGIDKQVSQLTQENGFFQNELVRIALPPELQKVDKTLRDIGLGSLADEGLKVMNRAAEDAVGEATPIFVNAVKGITFDDAKNILLGSDNAATLYLTKRTEEDLYAKFNPIIKRSFEKVGADRVWSNLITKYNSIPLTNNVNPDLTDYVTKEALKGVYTMIAVEEKEIRTKVSSRTTTLLKRVFELQD from the coding sequence ATGATCAAAAAATTCTTGTCCCTGGCCATAATTATACCCCTGTTATCCTGCGCAGAGCTGCAGCAGGTCGTAGATCAAATGCCTCAAGGCCAGACATCGGGCATCGGAAATGCACAGATTGCCGAGGGACTGCGACAGGCCCTCGATAAGGGCATCGATAAACAGGTTAGTCAACTTACTCAAGAAAATGGATTTTTCCAGAACGAACTGGTGAGGATAGCCTTGCCCCCTGAACTCCAAAAAGTTGATAAAACCTTACGTGACATCGGGTTGGGGAGCTTGGCCGACGAAGGCCTTAAAGTAATGAACCGGGCGGCCGAAGATGCCGTTGGGGAGGCCACCCCCATTTTTGTCAACGCGGTAAAAGGCATTACTTTCGATGATGCCAAGAACATTCTATTGGGCAGCGACAATGCGGCCACCCTATATTTGACCAAACGAACTGAAGAAGACCTTTACGCCAAATTCAATCCGATAATTAAGCGTTCTTTTGAAAAAGTAGGAGCCGATAGGGTGTGGAGCAACCTGATTACCAAATACAACAGCATTCCGTTGACCAACAATGTGAATCCCGATCTAACGGACTACGTGACAAAAGAGGCGCTGAAAGGGGTTTACACCATGATCGCCGTTGAAGAAAAGGAAATTCGCACCAAGGTCTCATCGCGAACCACCACGCTCTTGAAAAGGGTGTTTGAACTACAGGATTAA
- a CDS encoding SusD/RagB family nutrient-binding outer membrane lipoprotein: MKNKNIGHSKIPRYALTLLLTAFAVLGCEKYLDVDEDTDAPITAPLNQLLPNIQLGVGQMADFRLWSGDILQVYTHQFTAREEQDQYGTKADNINMNNDWNGIYLTLTDIETLISQATESGDRVYIGIAQLLKAYMMSTAVDLWGDVPFSEATELEEGVVSPTFDDQQSIYEIVFDLIDEGKINVASGAGTSLPGSDDLFYGGAADQWVRFANTLKLKLYNQIRLSPLFDQAALDALITEDNFFSSNADDFQFAHTANQSPTDERNELFIDAYGGAQVTKYISPWFYEILMGVNPNIHTGIQDPRIPYYWANQLVPGQFPRDQGDTATGDPNADYWDASTGFFSIRFGSVGPDRDHAVQSDATFPGIFPCGGRYDDGQGFVRTIASGTGVAPKRILTYDEFLYIQAELMQAGFVNGNAAEKLRNAMTASFAKVDQVVAGTGTTQTVPILSGSDEVIAFMDSIDAEFAAADEEKKLEIIMTQKWVATFADPMDQYTDYRRTGYPVLADPTGSQSPEYQLDNGDGWPLNDNLTVLNNPFQLSFFWPQTELNLNQNAPAQKDPATYKIFWDD; encoded by the coding sequence ATGAAGAATAAAAACATAGGACATAGCAAAATCCCTAGGTATGCCCTCACGTTACTCCTGACAGCTTTTGCGGTCTTAGGATGTGAAAAATACCTGGATGTGGATGAGGACACCGATGCCCCGATCACCGCGCCACTTAACCAGCTTCTCCCGAACATTCAGTTAGGCGTGGGGCAGATGGCGGATTTTAGATTGTGGTCGGGAGATATCCTACAAGTATATACCCACCAATTCACGGCTAGGGAAGAACAGGACCAATACGGAACTAAGGCAGACAACATCAACATGAACAATGATTGGAACGGCATATATCTTACCCTTACCGATATCGAGACCCTAATTTCACAGGCCACCGAAAGCGGTGATAGGGTCTACATCGGAATTGCCCAGCTGCTCAAGGCCTATATGATGTCCACAGCGGTAGACCTCTGGGGCGACGTGCCCTTTAGCGAGGCCACCGAACTGGAAGAAGGCGTGGTGAGTCCGACTTTCGACGACCAGCAGTCCATTTACGAAATCGTTTTCGATCTGATCGATGAAGGCAAGATCAATGTGGCCAGCGGGGCGGGAACCTCGTTACCGGGTTCCGATGATCTTTTTTATGGTGGCGCAGCAGACCAATGGGTAAGGTTCGCCAATACCTTAAAGCTAAAATTGTACAATCAGATACGCCTATCGCCATTGTTCGACCAGGCCGCACTCGATGCCCTGATTACGGAGGATAATTTCTTCTCCTCGAATGCCGATGATTTCCAGTTCGCCCATACCGCGAACCAATCCCCGACGGACGAGCGCAACGAGCTTTTTATCGATGCCTACGGCGGAGCGCAGGTAACCAAATACATAAGCCCATGGTTCTACGAAATTTTGATGGGGGTAAACCCGAATATCCACACGGGTATTCAAGACCCCAGAATTCCATACTATTGGGCGAACCAGCTGGTTCCGGGTCAATTCCCCAGAGACCAAGGAGATACCGCGACAGGAGATCCGAATGCGGATTATTGGGATGCCTCCACCGGGTTTTTCAGCATCCGATTCGGAAGCGTTGGGCCAGATCGGGACCACGCCGTTCAATCCGATGCCACCTTTCCGGGGATTTTTCCCTGTGGCGGACGTTATGACGATGGACAGGGCTTTGTCAGAACCATCGCAAGCGGTACCGGGGTAGCTCCGAAACGCATCCTTACCTACGATGAATTTCTCTACATACAGGCCGAGCTGATGCAAGCGGGATTTGTAAATGGCAATGCTGCGGAAAAATTAAGGAACGCCATGACGGCAAGTTTTGCCAAAGTAGATCAAGTGGTCGCGGGAACCGGAACTACCCAGACCGTACCGATTTTGAGCGGTTCTGACGAGGTAATCGCATTCATGGACAGTATCGATGCCGAATTTGCAGCTGCCGACGAAGAAAAAAAGTTAGAAATTATAATGACCCAAAAATGGGTGGCGACCTTTGCAGATCCCATGGACCAGTACACGGATTACAGAAGAACAGGGTACCCCGTCTTGGCCGATCCGACCGGATCGCAGAGTCCTGAATACCAGCTGGACAACGGCGATGGCTGGCCCCTTAACGATAACCTGACCGTATTGAACAATCCTTTTCAGCTATCGTTTTTTTGGCCCCAAACCGAGCTGAACCTGAATCAGAACGCCCCGGCCCAAAAAGACCCGGCAACCTATAAAATCTTTTGGGACGACTAA
- the ubiE gene encoding bifunctional demethylmenaquinone methyltransferase/2-methoxy-6-polyprenyl-1,4-benzoquinol methylase UbiE → MGKKVTPYKDSRLSKKEQVTQMFDTISEKYDGLNRVISFGIDVKWRKKVVDILSEKSPNSILDIATGTGDLAINLVKTGADKIVGLDISPGMLEVGKRKVAAKKLHKTIEMVEGDSEKLPFADNSFDAVTVAFGVRNFESLKKGLAEIYRVLAPKGTFVVLETSVPTKSPYKQGYSFYTKNILPIIGKLFSKDRSAYAYLSESASVFPHGEAFNNILREIGFIEVGNRPQTFGVASIYVATKK, encoded by the coding sequence ATGGGCAAAAAGGTTACCCCCTATAAAGATTCGAGACTAAGCAAAAAAGAACAGGTCACCCAGATGTTCGATACCATTTCCGAAAAATACGATGGCCTGAACCGGGTCATTTCTTTCGGAATCGATGTCAAATGGCGCAAAAAAGTGGTCGACATCCTATCGGAAAAAAGTCCGAACAGCATACTGGACATTGCTACCGGTACGGGCGATCTGGCCATAAATCTGGTCAAGACCGGGGCCGACAAAATTGTCGGGCTCGATATCTCCCCCGGGATGTTGGAGGTTGGGAAAAGGAAGGTGGCCGCCAAAAAATTACACAAGACCATCGAGATGGTAGAGGGCGACAGCGAAAAGCTGCCCTTTGCCGATAACAGCTTCGACGCCGTCACCGTCGCCTTCGGCGTTCGCAATTTCGAATCGTTGAAGAAGGGGCTGGCCGAAATCTATCGCGTTCTGGCTCCCAAGGGTACGTTCGTGGTGCTGGAAACTTCGGTGCCGACCAAATCCCCTTATAAACAAGGATACTCCTTTTACACCAAAAACATTCTCCCCATTATCGGAAAACTGTTCTCGAAAGACCGTTCGGCCTATGCCTACCTGAGCGAATCGGCATCGGTTTTTCCACACGGGGAGGCCTTCAACAATATTTTACGTGAAATCGGGTTTATAGAAGTAGGGAACAGGCCCCAAACCTTCGGGGTCGCTTCGATTTACGTTGCCACAAAAAAGTGA
- a CDS encoding porin family protein, with product MKYILTALILLMLSCNSLYAQFNSDPILNIENKDKKLLNYGYFLGFNRYGFKFDYKEDRGNRDTDVQVLESTGFNVGLIGELRLNEFLDLRIEPGLYYNARTLGFPGFLNTEEGRRNAFREVKSTYINFPLLLKVSTKRFGNWKPFLVAGPSASLNLGSNEKSLEDNSSGTFRLKKWTYNYEIGFGIDFYLEYFKFTPSIRGVFGINDELIRDNDPNSPWTGNIDAMRTRGLFVNFTFE from the coding sequence ATGAAATACATTCTAACGGCATTGATCCTCCTGATGCTCTCTTGCAACAGCCTTTACGCCCAGTTCAATTCCGACCCGATCCTAAACATTGAGAACAAGGACAAGAAGCTGTTGAACTACGGCTACTTTCTGGGATTTAATCGCTACGGTTTCAAATTCGATTACAAGGAGGATAGAGGAAACAGGGATACCGACGTACAGGTGCTCGAATCAACGGGATTTAATGTGGGACTGATCGGCGAACTCCGCCTGAACGAATTCTTGGATCTACGTATCGAACCCGGACTCTATTACAATGCCAGAACCTTAGGGTTTCCCGGGTTTCTGAATACCGAAGAAGGGAGAAGAAACGCCTTTCGGGAGGTCAAATCCACATACATCAACTTCCCCTTATTGTTGAAGGTGAGCACAAAACGTTTTGGAAACTGGAAGCCCTTTCTCGTTGCGGGTCCTTCGGCATCCCTAAACCTCGGCAGTAACGAAAAGAGCCTCGAGGACAACAGCAGCGGCACGTTTCGACTTAAAAAGTGGACCTATAACTATGAAATCGGCTTTGGCATCGATTTCTATCTTGAATATTTTAAGTTCACCCCATCTATTCGGGGCGTGTTCGGGATCAATGATGAACTGATACGCGACAACGACCCCAACAGCCCTTGGACCGGTAATATCGATGCGATGCGTACCCGCGGACTCTTTGTCAACTTTACGTTTGAATGA
- the trkA gene encoding Trk system potassium transporter TrkA, with protein sequence MKIIIAGAGEVGFHLAKLLSYESQDITLIDTKKESLAYADTHLDIRVLRGDATSIAVLKDAQVAESKLVIGVTSSETTNITLCMLAKQLGCRRTIARISNTEFIDCKGTIKFSELGIDELISPEELAAKEIEMLLNKSAFNDTYEFEEGKLIMVGVSLPSTAPFVGKTVEEAANIFPELQFMPIALQRSGTQFTVIPRGGTVFKDGDQVYFITTKRGVDELYKLTGKKKEDIKNVMILGGSKIGYKAARDLCRKNFNVKLIEKNKEKAFDLADELPHALVINGDGRNVELLQEESLESMDAFIAVTGNSETNIMSCLVAKSKFIKKTIAMVENMDYFQLSHSIGIDTLINKKLLAANNIFRHIRKGEVVALMRLNNLNAEILEFVVKPDSKVTGNEIRELDFPKTATIGGVIREGKGIVALGGFEIRPGDRVVVCCLPEGIPKIERLFL encoded by the coding sequence ATGAAAATTATAATCGCAGGCGCCGGTGAAGTCGGATTTCACTTGGCGAAACTGCTGTCGTACGAATCTCAGGATATTACCTTGATCGACACCAAAAAGGAGAGTCTGGCCTATGCCGACACCCATTTGGATATCAGGGTCTTGCGCGGCGACGCTACTTCAATAGCGGTTTTGAAGGACGCCCAGGTAGCAGAATCGAAGTTGGTCATCGGAGTCACCTCGTCCGAGACCACGAATATTACCCTCTGTATGCTGGCCAAACAGTTAGGTTGCCGTCGCACCATCGCCCGGATCTCGAATACGGAATTTATCGATTGCAAGGGCACCATAAAATTTTCGGAACTGGGCATCGATGAGCTTATTTCCCCTGAAGAACTGGCGGCCAAGGAAATCGAGATGCTATTGAACAAATCCGCTTTCAACGACACCTATGAATTTGAAGAAGGCAAATTGATCATGGTAGGGGTATCCTTACCTTCTACCGCCCCTTTTGTGGGCAAGACGGTCGAAGAGGCCGCCAATATTTTCCCCGAATTGCAGTTCATGCCCATCGCGTTACAGCGCAGCGGTACCCAGTTTACGGTGATTCCGAGGGGCGGCACGGTATTCAAGGATGGTGACCAGGTCTATTTCATCACCACCAAGCGCGGGGTCGATGAGCTCTATAAGTTGACCGGAAAGAAAAAGGAGGATATCAAGAACGTGATGATTCTGGGTGGAAGTAAGATCGGATATAAGGCGGCCCGCGATCTATGTCGGAAGAACTTCAACGTCAAACTCATCGAAAAGAATAAGGAAAAGGCTTTCGACCTGGCCGATGAGCTCCCCCATGCGCTGGTTATCAATGGTGATGGGCGCAATGTGGAGCTGCTGCAGGAGGAAAGCCTTGAATCTATGGATGCCTTTATCGCGGTGACGGGCAATTCGGAGACGAATATCATGTCGTGTTTGGTAGCCAAATCGAAATTCATCAAAAAGACCATTGCGATGGTCGAGAACATGGATTATTTTCAACTTTCGCATTCCATCGGTATCGACACTTTGATCAACAAAAAGCTATTGGCCGCCAATAATATTTTCAGGCACATCCGCAAGGGCGAGGTCGTGGCCCTGATGCGCCTGAACAACCTGAACGCCGAGATTCTAGAATTTGTTGTCAAACCCGATTCCAAGGTTACGGGCAACGAGATCAGGGAGCTTGACTTTCCAAAAACGGCCACGATAGGCGGTGTTATCCGTGAGGGCAAAGGTATCGTTGCGCTAGGTGGGTTTGAGATCCGTCCCGGTGACAGGGTGGTGGTCTGCTGCCTGCCCGAGGGCATCCCAAAAATCGAACGGCTGTTTTTGTAG
- a CDS encoding helix-turn-helix domain-containing protein, whose protein sequence is MGRSFTTLALLLLWTIPAYPSPTIESAEAVSTTALKGQETRLLLEKADNLYLERQFSEAIKTYGLVLENDRAIKAPVLKKIALSHAALNHVQECVAYLERALVSEFNPAILVDGRFDSIRDTEAFNELADKYTPTVNLWSFLYLYAALIGFYISIMLNFNNKIDPVARTLISLFVFIHSVFILHICISITHYEYQFPHSYLMSTAFSFLYGPLLYFYFKRITRQYRFRIIDLLHLVPTVLFLIYLIPIYALPASEKLQLLVQDANDGFSVANLTVTTIKLTSLIVYGYFIRKIYLRGKQRKGLDKSSEIWKKNLYRIHFLYIISYTLYCVFITNDLPLFHSQVICMALMVLYVGYSASVQPNVFSGNYAYANQFFPKYKKSGLTDSLSRELMQSLVHLFSMDKIYKENDICLEMVAHRLNTTRHNASQVINEHFDMNFHELVNKYRIQEAKSILDGDRQKNLNIIDVAYEVGYNNKVTFNKAFKKDTKLTPSEYQKIAIDRL, encoded by the coding sequence ATGGGACGGTCTTTTACCACATTAGCCCTGCTATTGCTGTGGACGATACCAGCATACCCTTCCCCGACCATAGAGAGCGCAGAGGCCGTTTCGACTACCGCACTAAAAGGCCAAGAGACCCGCCTACTACTGGAAAAAGCCGATAACCTATATCTAGAGCGCCAATTTTCCGAAGCTATCAAAACTTACGGTCTGGTTTTAGAGAACGATAGGGCGATCAAGGCTCCCGTTCTAAAAAAAATAGCCCTGAGCCATGCGGCACTAAACCATGTACAGGAATGTGTGGCTTATTTGGAACGCGCTTTGGTCTCTGAATTCAACCCCGCTATTTTAGTAGACGGTAGGTTCGATTCCATAAGAGATACCGAGGCCTTCAATGAATTGGCGGATAAATATACGCCCACTGTCAATCTATGGTCGTTTCTGTATCTGTACGCGGCCCTTATCGGGTTTTATATCTCGATAATGCTCAATTTCAATAATAAAATCGATCCGGTTGCCAGAACCCTCATCAGCTTGTTTGTCTTTATCCATTCCGTTTTTATACTCCACATCTGTATTTCCATTACACACTATGAATACCAATTTCCGCATTCATACCTGATGTCCACCGCCTTTTCCTTCTTATACGGCCCACTGTTGTATTTTTATTTTAAAAGAATTACCCGGCAGTATCGCTTTAGGATTATCGATCTATTGCATCTGGTCCCGACGGTGCTGTTCCTCATTTACCTTATACCCATCTACGCCTTGCCCGCCTCGGAAAAACTGCAGCTTTTGGTACAGGATGCCAACGACGGCTTTTCCGTGGCCAACTTGACTGTTACGACCATAAAACTGACCTCACTGATCGTGTATGGCTATTTTATCAGGAAAATATATCTCAGGGGAAAACAAAGAAAGGGGCTGGATAAATCTTCGGAGATTTGGAAAAAAAACCTATACCGGATACATTTTCTATATATAATTTCCTACACCCTATACTGCGTTTTTATAACCAACGACCTGCCCTTATTTCATTCTCAAGTGATCTGTATGGCCCTGATGGTACTTTATGTAGGATATTCGGCGAGCGTACAGCCCAATGTTTTCAGTGGAAATTACGCCTATGCCAACCAATTCTTTCCGAAATATAAAAAATCGGGGCTCACCGATAGTCTTTCCCGGGAGTTGATGCAAAGCCTGGTTCACCTATTTAGTATGGATAAAATATATAAGGAAAACGATATTTGCCTAGAAATGGTCGCACATAGGCTGAATACCACGAGGCACAATGCCTCACAGGTAATCAACGAACATTTTGACATGAATTTTCATGAACTGGTCAACAAATATCGGATACAGGAAGCCAAATCGATTCTGGATGGCGACCGTCAAAAAAATCTCAATATTATCGATGTCGCCTACGAGGTCGGTTATAACAATAAAGTAACCTTTAACAAGGCTTTTAAAAAGGACACCAAACTTACCCCGAGCGAATATCAGAAAATTGCGATCGATCGATTATGA